Proteins encoded in a region of the Salvia splendens isolate huo1 unplaced genomic scaffold, SspV2 ctg312, whole genome shotgun sequence genome:
- the LOC121789703 gene encoding uncharacterized mitochondrial protein AtMg00810-like: MIPNHGLKMEERADPADRERYQRLVGKLIYLSHTRPDITYAVGIISQFMHRPQVDHMDAALRIVRYLKGTIGYGVFLAKREDLEIDGYTDADWASNPIDRKSTGGYFTFIGGNLVTWRSKK, from the coding sequence ATGATCCCCAATCATggattgaagatggaagagaGAGCTGATCCTGCAGACCGGGAGAGATACCAACGGTTAGTAGGGAAACTCATCTACCTCTCACATACTAGGCCGGACATAACATATGCGGTTGGCATTATCAGCCAGTTCATGCACAGACCTCAAGTCGACCATATGGATGCTGCGTTGAGAATTGTGAGATACCTAAAGGGAACTATCGGCTATGGAGTGTTCCTAGCTAAAAGAGAGGATCTAGAAATCGATGGATATAcggatgctgactgggcaagcaatccgATTGACAGAAAGTCCACTGGGGGATACTTCACCTTCATAGGAGGGAACTTagtcacttggagaagtaagaagtaA